A window from Malassezia japonica chromosome 1, complete sequence encodes these proteins:
- a CDS encoding uncharacterized protein (TransMembrane:4 (i21-46o58-80i92-113o154-179i); EggNog:ENOG503P5G5) — MGRRPRTQFCCCAFPLVKFGAYVLVLEAAFVALCVGVLALAPPPIVGAMESVPSWSKALVAAIAFVTAAWQIIGIAAVISDQPTLYRLYIRLNFLATLVLLAITIAFTVTAAARHSAAVDECMKQFEGTLASNGLGIDQVENTLNSGRQKACDIISWVDVGLMGGLIVVLGLTQLYMCYMQRKYGQLQRAAISDTKPAFGSDGIPMANRSSVGWDPRRRPQYEPLNAPTAHRATNEAHNGETFYETYQR, encoded by the exons ATGGGCCGACGTCCACGCACGCAGTTTTGCTGCTGT GCATTTCCGCTCGTAAAGTTTGGTGCATACGTGCTTGTCCTGGAAGCAGCCTTCGTGGCGCTGTGTGTCGGTGTgctggcgcttgcgccgccacCGATCGTCGGTGCCATGGAGAGCGTGCCAAGCTGGAGTAAGGCTCTCGTGGCAGCGATTGCGTTTGTCACGGCCGCCTGGCAGATTATTGGCATTGCTGCTGTAATCTCTGACCAGCCGACACTGTACCGCTTATACATTCGCTTGAACTTCCTTGCCACGCTGGTCCTCTTGGCGATCACGATTGCATTCACTGTGAcggcagctgcgcggcatTCGGCGGCCGTGGATGAGTGCATGAAGCAATTTGAAGGTACACTCGCCAGCAATGGCCTCGGCATCGACCAGGTGGAGAACACGCTAAACTCTGGGCGTCAAAAAGCGTGCGACATTATTTCATgggtcgacgtcggcctTATGGGTGGCCTGATTGTCGTGCTTGGTCTTACGCAGCTGTACATGTGCTACATGCAGCGCAAGTATGGCCAGCTCCAGCGTGCTGCGATTTCGGACACGAAGCCTGCGTTTGGATCGGATGGCATCCCGATGGCTAATCGTTCATCAGTGGGATGGGacccgcgccgcaggccgcAGTACGAGCCTCTCAATGCTCCgacggcgcaccgagcaACCAACGAGGCGCACAATGGCGAGACCTTTTACGAGACGTACCAACGTTAG